Proteins encoded together in one Fibrobacter sp. UWH4 window:
- a CDS encoding DUF3300 domain-containing protein produces the protein MFTESKAQKVFAFPFNASLTWLCFLIAAILCLPGTTRAQEQFTPAELDTLVSTIALYPDPLLVQVLAASVHGDEIPGASDWANQHKNLKGQELAERIKLEDLPYDESVQALIPFPTVLATMARYQIWTDQLGDAVATQKEAVMDAVQRMRNAAYNHGHLQSNEQVKIIKEKTIIIEPVQKEYIYVPVYNPHVVYYTYSSGYSGLRYRSGVWIGSYYDPWGWNSSRFEWDTHLIYVHDYRWYHNRPRPHHPPRRYAPPPPRTDRHTPPPPRGDRYAVPPSKPAKTPMNHRNAPVSHSYVPQPQHTYSQTNAPVPRTATIKSNNTNWQEDYHNQSRGQTYGNVTATRSSDRNSDRNSSNRSSSNGSSRGGFGRSMRK, from the coding sequence ATGTTTACCGAATCAAAGGCTCAAAAAGTTTTCGCCTTTCCATTCAACGCCAGTCTTACCTGGCTGTGTTTTTTGATTGCCGCCATTCTATGCCTGCCGGGCACAACCCGCGCACAGGAGCAGTTTACGCCAGCGGAACTCGATACGCTCGTTTCGACCATCGCCCTCTACCCGGACCCGCTCCTGGTGCAGGTACTTGCCGCCTCTGTTCACGGTGACGAAATTCCGGGAGCATCCGACTGGGCAAACCAGCATAAGAACCTCAAGGGGCAGGAACTTGCCGAAAGAATCAAACTGGAAGACCTCCCCTACGACGAAAGCGTCCAGGCTCTTATTCCATTCCCGACGGTCCTTGCCACCATGGCCAGGTATCAGATATGGACCGATCAGCTAGGTGACGCCGTCGCCACCCAAAAGGAAGCCGTGATGGACGCCGTGCAGCGTATGCGAAACGCCGCCTACAACCATGGACACCTGCAAAGTAACGAGCAGGTCAAGATTATTAAAGAAAAGACCATCATCATCGAGCCCGTGCAAAAAGAATACATCTACGTGCCAGTCTACAATCCGCACGTCGTCTACTACACCTATTCCAGCGGCTATTCGGGACTGCGTTACCGCTCCGGCGTATGGATCGGCAGCTACTACGATCCCTGGGGCTGGAACAGCAGCCGGTTCGAATGGGATACGCACCTGATTTACGTTCACGACTACCGCTGGTACCACAACAGGCCCCGTCCACACCACCCGCCGCGTCGTTACGCACCGCCCCCTCCGCGAACCGACCGCCACACTCCGCCACCGCCCAGGGGCGACCGCTACGCGGTCCCACCTAGCAAACCGGCGAAGACCCCAATGAACCACCGCAACGCGCCCGTAAGCCACTCCTACGTTCCTCAGCCGCAACACACCTACAGCCAGACGAACGCACCCGTTCCCAGAACGGCAACCATCAAGAGCAACAACACCAACTGGCAGGAAGATTACCATAACCAGAGCCGCGGACAAACGTACG
- a CDS encoding CotH kinase family protein, with the protein MGYWAKVISATALLASFSLAQTYDLPIVFIDTKGECLDQNVTEKIPATMKVLDGATNNVADSAKGTRYDIGIKVRGQSSAKFPKPGYSIEVRDEKGEGMDVSLFGLPPGDDWVLHGPYVDKSMMRNALAHWLFRQAGHYSPRTRHFDLYINGVYRGVYVLIEKIKRGKYRVNVSKLKETDISGDDVTGGYIWAFDKTGTNTGGMGMEDINKEGFSTADGLNVIMHYPKKENLQTQQQAYLKKYLEDLENLFKNGKNGSGYENYVDMTSALDYVLHEEVTNNSDSYWCSFFLHKPKDSKGGKVTLGPAWDFNLAMSNGGGMGSTTTDGWQIENPQKQGQGGMMMMGGGLKAPNWLIGMWKDSHYQSELKKRWAELRSGVWHTKTMDAYLDSMKLYITKAADRNFKRWPNLGQGSGQGDPDPEPMKYCNNQNQGGQNQNPWGMWGGGMGGGITMGGNNASTWDGEFEHLRKKMKERMQWMDQQLGFTEPSQPIVTEPVIHDPDWQKDTITQSNYRNVQMENLSRLSPTNYFAVNGDHLEIQTSLGGMFALVDLNGTVLYKTRIGKGLTTLKVPAKAMNRHWIATLNGKMLSR; encoded by the coding sequence ATGGGCTATTGGGCTAAAGTCATTTCTGCCACGGCGCTATTGGCGTCTTTTTCGCTAGCGCAGACCTACGATCTGCCGATTGTATTCATTGATACCAAGGGCGAGTGCCTCGATCAGAATGTGACCGAGAAAATCCCTGCCACCATGAAGGTTCTTGATGGCGCCACGAACAATGTGGCCGACAGTGCCAAGGGAACCCGCTATGACATCGGTATCAAGGTTCGTGGGCAGTCCTCGGCCAAGTTCCCGAAACCGGGTTACAGCATCGAAGTCCGCGACGAGAAGGGCGAAGGCATGGACGTGAGCCTGTTTGGGCTTCCTCCTGGTGATGACTGGGTCTTGCATGGCCCGTATGTGGACAAGAGCATGATGCGCAACGCCCTTGCCCATTGGCTGTTTAGGCAGGCTGGGCATTACAGCCCCCGCACCAGGCATTTCGACTTGTATATCAACGGTGTGTACCGCGGCGTCTACGTGCTCATCGAAAAAATCAAGCGCGGCAAGTATCGTGTAAACGTGAGCAAACTCAAGGAAACCGACATCAGTGGCGACGACGTGACTGGCGGCTACATCTGGGCTTTCGACAAGACGGGTACCAATACCGGTGGCATGGGCATGGAAGATATCAACAAGGAAGGTTTCAGCACGGCTGACGGCCTGAATGTCATTATGCACTACCCCAAGAAGGAAAACCTGCAAACTCAGCAGCAGGCCTACCTGAAAAAGTACCTGGAAGATCTCGAAAATCTGTTCAAGAACGGTAAGAATGGTAGCGGCTATGAAAATTATGTGGATATGACTTCTGCGCTTGACTATGTGCTGCACGAAGAGGTCACCAACAATTCCGACTCCTACTGGTGCAGTTTCTTCTTGCACAAGCCCAAGGACAGCAAGGGGGGCAAGGTGACTCTCGGCCCGGCTTGGGACTTTAACCTCGCCATGAGTAACGGTGGCGGCATGGGGTCGACAACGACCGATGGCTGGCAAATCGAGAATCCTCAGAAACAGGGCCAGGGTGGAATGATGATGATGGGTGGTGGCCTGAAAGCTCCGAACTGGCTTATCGGCATGTGGAAGGACAGCCATTATCAGAGTGAATTGAAGAAGCGCTGGGCGGAACTCCGCAGCGGAGTGTGGCATACCAAGACGATGGATGCGTACCTGGATTCCATGAAGCTCTACATCACCAAGGCGGCTGACCGCAACTTCAAGCGTTGGCCTAACCTGGGACAGGGTAGCGGACAGGGAGATCCCGATCCGGAGCCGATGAAATACTGCAACAACCAGAACCAGGGTGGCCAAAACCAGAACCCGTGGGGAATGTGGGGTGGCGGCATGGGTGGCGGCATCACCATGGGTGGCAATAATGCAAGCACTTGGGACGGCGAGTTCGAACACCTTCGCAAGAAGATGAAAGAAAGAATGCAGTGGATGGACCAGCAACTCGGATTTACCGAACCTTCGCAGCCCATTGTGACTGAGCCCGTGATTCATGATCCGGATTGGCAGAAGGATACCATAACGCAGTCAAATTACAGGAATGTTCAGATGGAAAATCTGAGCAGACTTTCTCCGACGAACTACTTTGCAGTGAATGGCGACCATCTCGAAATCCAGACGAGTCTGGGCGGAATGTTTGCCCTTGTCGACTTGAACGGAACGGTGCTGTACAAGACGCGAATTGGTAAGGGCCTCACGACCTTGAAGGTTCCAGCCAAGGCGATGAACAGGCATTGGATTGCGACTCTTAACGGCAAGATGCTCAGTAGATAA